The genome window TCGTACAGTGAAAACAGTGGTTTTACTTCTAGCATCTCTGATCATATACCCCCCCGCCCTTAATGCCTCAAATCTTTCGCCGTTAaggcaaccaaacaaaactaaaaggAATAAATCAGGGAGAAACAAATTCGAAACCATACGAGAATCAATAGATGATGAAGATGTATGCGTGTGTAGAGATGCTCCAGTCGTTACACGCGATACATTTGGcttagaaagcaaaaaaaaaaaccgcaatgTTGTCTTTGTACGGACTTACCTAATGCACTGTTTTCTCCTCCATCCTCCCACTCGCAGAACCGAAAATTCTACCGTACATCGCGCAGCCGGTGTACGATCTGCGGCAGATCGGCGATGTGGCGTTCGGACCGGGCACGCGTTCCGCCCTGCTCGGGATATTGGGTGGCGCATTGCCCCGGCTGACAACGGAGCAGATCGAGCTAGTGTCGCGCGCCAAGAAGTACGCCATGGAGCAGAGCATCAAGATGGTGCTGATGAAGCAAACGTTGgcccatcagcagcagcagctggccaGCCAGCGCACGCAAGTGCAGCGCCAGCAAGCACTGGCTCTTATGTGTCGGTaagttgcgtgtgtgtgtgtgtgtgtgttggatttCTTTCGATGGATCTGCCAATCGTTAGCGATCCTTAACGCTTGCGGAATGCTTGGCGGAACAAGTTGGAAGACGAATATGATGTTATGTTATATGATACAACGCTGAAAGGTAGAAAACGTTGAGTTGCTGTGCATTTAGTGCGAAAGTGAATCCATTTTCTTGCTTCCGTTGATGCCAATCTAATTGCAAGCTGATAAGATCTGATCGTCTTTCACTAATCGTGTGTCCCCGAGAGCTCTGCAGGATGCTTCTTGCTTTGCCAGCACACATTTCTGAACGCGCTGTTTCTCCTTCGCTTTTACAGTGTGTACGTTGGCAGTATTTCCTTCGAGCTGAAGGAGGACACCATCCGTGCGGCTTTCCTACCATTTGGACCGATTAAATCGATCAACATGTCCTGGGATCCGTTCACGCAGAAGCACAAAGGGTTCGCGTTTGTCGAGTACGAAATACCGGAAGGGGCGCAGCTAGCGCTGGAGCAGATGAACGGCGCTATGCTCGGTGGGCGCAACATTAAGGTTGGCCGTCCAAGCAATATGCCGCAGGCACAGCAGGTGATCGATGAGATTCAGGAGGAGGCAAAAAGTTACAATCGCATCTACATCGCTTCGATCCATCCGGATCTGACGGAGGAGGACATCAAGAGTGTGTTTGAAGCGTTTGGGCCCATCATGACGTGCAAGATGTCGCAGGGCAATGCCGTACATACGCACAAAGGGTACGGGTTCATCGAGTATCAGACGAACCAGTCGGCGATTGAAGCGATAGCCAGTATGAATTTGTTTGATCTGGGCGGACAGCTGTTAAGGTGAGTGCCGTGTGACCGATGCGCCTTGCACTTAGCTAATGATGTGTATTATTTCCCAGGGTTGGTCGATCAATTACCCCACCGAACGCACTAATGGGACCAGCGGCAAACTCGGCCATGCCTACGGCGGCAGCCGTGGCGGCCGCTGCTGCTACAGCCAAAATACAAGCGATGGATGCCGTGGCCACTAATGCGGTGCTGGGACTGTCCGCCACTACGCCAGCGCTCAAGGTGGGTCTCACCGGCCTTCCGCTTAATCCAGCCATCACGACGGCAGCCAGCGCAGGGTTCGTCGCACAAGCACAGTTGGCCGCCGCGACACaggccgccgccgccatcaACAGTCAGCCGGGTTTGCTGGTGCCGCCCGTTTCGCTTGCGCCCTCGCTGCTGGTAAATCCGGTGCTCGGTGCCGCAGCCAAACCTCTCCCCACAGTATTGAGCCAAGCGAATccggcagca of Anopheles stephensi strain Indian unplaced genomic scaffold, UCI_ANSTEP_V1.0 ucontig31, whole genome shotgun sequence contains these proteins:
- the LOC118516527 gene encoding poly(U)-binding-splicing factor half pint-like isoform X1 → MNGAVTMGSNEYNTGNNNNSEASPVREEYRKDAESSPPPVKISKRDKERERDRERRERRERDRDREEREREPKILPYIAQPVYDLRQIGDVAFGPGTRSALLGILGGALPRLTTEQIELVSRAKKYAMEQSIKMVLMKQTLAHQQQQLASQRTQVQRQQALALMCRVYVGSISFELKEDTIRAAFLPFGPIKSINMSWDPFTQKHKGFAFVEYEIPEGAQLALEQMNGAMLGGRNIKVGRPSNMPQAQQVIDEIQEEAKSYNRIYIASIHPDLTEEDIKSVFEAFGPIMTCKMSQGNAVHTHKGYGFIEYQTNQSAIEAIASMNLFDLGGQLLRVGRSITPPNALMGPAANSAMPTAAAVAAAAATAKIQAMDAVATNAVLGLSATTPALKVGLTGLPLNPAITTAASAGFVAQAQLAAATQAAAAINSQPGLLVPPVSLAPSLLVNPVLGAAAKPLPTVLSQANPAAVAAAAAAAAAAAAAAAAAPNATAEDVYKKAQEKQQEELQKKLLEEGEPQTLQQQESMSIKGQSARHLVMQRLMRPRESKVVILRNMVGPEDVDETLQEEIQDECSKYGAVDRVIIYKERQSEGNFAEDDNTDVIVKIFVEFSQATEADRARESLNGRYFGGRLVKAESYDQALFDHGDLSG
- the LOC118516527 gene encoding poly(U)-binding-splicing factor half pint-like isoform X2; this encodes MEQSIKMVLMKQTLAHQQQQLASQRTQVQRQQALALMCRVYVGSISFELKEDTIRAAFLPFGPIKSINMSWDPFTQKHKGFAFVEYEIPEGAQLALEQMNGAMLGGRNIKVGRPSNMPQAQQVIDEIQEEAKSYNRIYIASIHPDLTEEDIKSVFEAFGPIMTCKMSQGNAVHTHKGYGFIEYQTNQSAIEAIASMNLFDLGGQLLRVGRSITPPNALMGPAANSAMPTAAAVAAAAATAKIQAMDAVATNAVLGLSATTPALKVGLTGLPLNPAITTAASAGFVAQAQLAAATQAAAAINSQPGLLVPPVSLAPSLLVNPVLGAAAKPLPTVLSQANPAAVAAAAAAAAAAAAAAAAAPNATAEDVYKKAQEKQQEELQKKLLEEGEPQTLQQQESMSIKGQSARHLVMQRLMRPRESKVVILRNMVGPEDVDETLQEEIQDECSKYGAVDRVIIYKERQSEGNFAEDDNTDVIVKIFVEFSQATEADRARESLNGRYFGGRLVKAESYDQALFDHGDLSG